One window from the genome of Paraclostridium sordellii encodes:
- a CDS encoding sodium:solute symporter family protein, producing the protein MRCFTTIDMIVLVAYLVIVLFAGLAFSKKDMKEKEYFKGDGTIPWWVTSVSIFATLLSPISFLSIVGNSYKGTWILWFAQLGIFIAVPITIKFFLPIYSRLEIDTAYHYLEVRYNDKGLRVLGAVMFIIYQIGRMSIIMYLPSMVLAQLTGINVNILIAVMGVIAIIYSYSGGIKSVLWTDFIQGLVLISGLVFALIFLIFSIDGSTGEVFKALANEKFLSKNEVVFDMNILNNSVFIILVGAGINTFSSYISSQDIVQRFSTTTDIKQLKKMTYGNGILSIVTATILYLLGTALFVFYEQNPHLLQIVKQDQIFASYIGYQLPVGISGLVLAAIYAAAQSTLSTGLNSVATSWALDIQSVIHKGISIEKQTKNAKIISVVVGIVGIIVSMIMANGEIKSAYEWFNGFIGLVLGVLAGIFVLGAFTKKATNFGAYVGFIVSAIVVISLKYYHPGVSPWSYSIVTITTSCIVGYIVSLIHTKLGRGLKDNNITEATIYHTDIA; encoded by the coding sequence ATGAGATGTTTCACGACAATAGATATGATAGTATTAGTTGCATATTTAGTAATAGTACTATTTGCAGGATTAGCTTTTTCTAAAAAAGATATGAAAGAAAAAGAATATTTTAAAGGTGATGGAACCATACCTTGGTGGGTTACATCAGTTTCGATATTTGCGACTTTATTAAGTCCTATATCTTTTTTATCAATAGTAGGTAATTCCTATAAAGGCACTTGGATACTATGGTTTGCACAGCTAGGTATATTTATAGCGGTTCCAATTACAATAAAATTCTTTTTACCTATATATAGCCGATTAGAAATAGATACGGCATATCACTACCTAGAAGTTAGATATAATGATAAAGGACTTAGAGTTTTAGGAGCTGTTATGTTTATAATATATCAAATAGGAAGAATGTCTATAATAATGTATTTACCTTCCATGGTATTAGCACAACTTACAGGAATAAATGTAAATATCTTAATCGCTGTTATGGGAGTTATAGCTATTATATATTCATATAGTGGAGGAATAAAATCAGTATTATGGACTGATTTTATACAAGGACTAGTATTAATATCAGGATTAGTATTTGCTTTAATATTTTTAATATTTTCAATAGATGGAAGTACTGGAGAAGTATTTAAAGCTTTAGCAAATGAAAAGTTTTTGTCGAAAAATGAAGTCGTATTTGATATGAATATACTAAATAATAGCGTATTTATAATATTAGTAGGAGCGGGTATAAATACTTTTTCATCTTATATATCAAGTCAAGATATAGTACAAAGATTTTCAACTACAACAGATATAAAACAATTAAAGAAAATGACATACGGAAATGGAATATTATCAATAGTAACGGCAACAATTTTATATTTACTAGGAACAGCATTGTTTGTATTTTATGAACAAAATCCACATTTATTACAAATAGTAAAACAAGACCAAATATTTGCTTCATATATTGGATATCAATTACCAGTAGGAATATCAGGACTTGTTTTAGCAGCTATATATGCAGCAGCACAATCTACTTTATCTACTGGACTTAACTCAGTTGCAACAAGTTGGGCACTAGATATACAAAGTGTTATACACAAAGGAATATCTATAGAAAAGCAAACTAAAAATGCAAAAATTATATCAGTAGTTGTAGGAATAGTTGGAATAATAGTTTCAATGATAATGGCTAATGGAGAAATAAAATCTGCATATGAATGGTTTAATGGATTTATAGGACTAGTATTAGGAGTTTTAGCTGGTATATTTGTACTAGGTGCATTTACAAAAAAAGCAACAAATTTTGGTGCATATGTAGGATTTATAGTATCAGCAATAGTTGTTATAAGTTTAAAATACTATCATCCTGGAGTAAGTCCTTGGTCGTATTCTATAGTAACCATAACTACTTCATGTATAGTTGGATATATAGTTAGTTTAATTCATACAAAACTAGGAAGAGGTTTAAAAGATAATAATATAACTGAAGCTACTATTTATCATACTGATATAGCTTAA
- the neuB gene encoding N-acetylneuraminate synthase, with protein sequence MNKNYMEIGNRKIGEDYAPLVIVEIGINHEGSLKTAFEMVDAAYEAGAEVIKHQTHVVEDEMSKAAKKVIPGNTDVSIYDVMERCALNEEDETKLKEYVESKGMIFISTPFSRAAADRLERMGVKAYKIGSGECNNYPLIDHIASFGKPIILSTGMNDIESIRKSVEIMEKHGVKYSLLHCTNLYPTPANLVRLGGMAELQKEFPNAIVGLSDHTVNNNACLAAAALGASVLERHFTDSKDRPGPDIVCSMDPKELNELIEGSKEIQQMRGGKKVAAKEEQVTIDFAFATVVTTKNLKKGDILTKENIWVKRPGTGEIKAEHYDSLIGKVVNKDIENDEHLSWADIEE encoded by the coding sequence ATGAATAAAAATTATATGGAAATTGGAAATAGAAAAATAGGAGAAGATTATGCTCCATTAGTTATAGTTGAAATAGGAATAAACCATGAAGGATCTTTAAAAACTGCTTTTGAAATGGTGGATGCAGCTTATGAAGCTGGAGCAGAAGTTATAAAACATCAAACTCACGTTGTAGAAGATGAGATGTCAAAAGCAGCTAAAAAAGTAATACCAGGAAATACAGATGTATCTATATATGATGTAATGGAAAGATGTGCTTTAAATGAAGAAGATGAAACTAAATTAAAAGAATATGTAGAGTCTAAAGGAATGATATTTATAAGTACACCTTTCTCAAGAGCAGCAGCAGATAGATTAGAAAGAATGGGTGTTAAAGCATATAAAATAGGATCAGGAGAATGTAATAACTATCCTCTAATAGATCATATAGCATCTTTTGGAAAACCTATAATATTATCTACAGGTATGAATGATATAGAAAGTATAAGAAAATCAGTTGAAATAATGGAAAAACACGGGGTTAAATATTCATTACTTCACTGTACAAATCTATATCCAACTCCAGCTAATTTAGTTAGATTAGGTGGTATGGCAGAATTACAAAAAGAATTTCCAAATGCAATAGTAGGATTATCTGATCACACAGTAAACAATAATGCTTGTTTAGCAGCAGCGGCACTAGGAGCTTCAGTACTTGAAAGACACTTTACAGATAGTAAAGACAGACCAGGACCAGATATAGTTTGTTCTATGGACCCAAAAGAATTAAATGAATTAATTGAAGGTAGTAAAGAAATACAACAAATGAGAGGTGGAAAAAAAGTAGCAGCTAAAGAAGAACAAGTTACTATAGATTTTGCATTTGCCACAGTTGTAACTACTAAAAATTTAAAAAAAGGGGACATATTAACTAAAGAAAATATATGGGTTAAAAGACCTGGAACTGGAGAAATCAAAGCAGAGCATTATGACTCTTTAATAGGAAAAGTAGTTAATAAAGATATTGAAAATGATGAACATTTATCTTGGGCAGATATAGAGGAGTAA
- a CDS encoding glycosyltransferase family 2 protein, with product MVKISIIVPVYNVEEYVRKCIESILNQEYRRLELVIVDDGSKDKSGEICDSYKEKDNRVKVVHTINRGLSAARNEGIRHATGDYIMFLDGDDFIAKDCIDEIANLIETKGEADIITGRLVEYYDESRSNSYGFELDESSFEDKSGAYVLDYLFKNAPYSPWSACVTIYNKNYIVENEFYFTEGVTSEDLDLLPRIYMKANKVIPYNRAFYYYRQLRPNSIINTVNSKRFYDIVNILKRYISLFEKIDYNNEFKEVFLSQLANVYASYVAILGYIPKSERQDVVKNMKEIKWILKYTNSAKWNCVSWSIKLFGFGITYSMYKALKEINLFIKNI from the coding sequence ATGGTTAAGATTAGTATTATAGTTCCTGTATACAATGTTGAAGAATATGTTAGAAAATGCATTGAAAGTATTTTGAATCAAGAATATAGAAGGTTAGAATTAGTAATTGTAGATGATGGGTCAAAAGATAAATCTGGGGAGATTTGTGATTCTTATAAAGAAAAAGATAATAGAGTTAAAGTAGTACACACAATAAATAGAGGGTTATCTGCAGCTAGAAATGAAGGTATTAGACATGCTACAGGAGATTATATCATGTTTTTAGATGGAGATGACTTTATAGCAAAAGATTGTATAGATGAGATAGCAAACTTAATTGAGACTAAAGGAGAAGCCGATATTATTACTGGTAGATTAGTTGAATATTATGATGAATCTAGAAGTAATTCATATGGATTTGAACTTGATGAAAGTAGTTTTGAAGATAAGTCTGGGGCATATGTTCTTGACTACCTTTTTAAAAATGCTCCATATAGTCCATGGTCTGCATGCGTAACTATATATAATAAAAATTATATTGTAGAAAATGAATTTTATTTTACAGAAGGAGTTACATCTGAAGACTTAGATTTACTTCCAAGGATTTATATGAAAGCTAATAAGGTAATACCATATAATAGAGCATTTTATTATTATAGACAGTTAAGACCAAATTCAATTATAAATACTGTAAATAGTAAAAGGTTTTATGATATTGTAAATATTTTAAAAAGATATATAAGTTTATTTGAAAAAATAGACTATAATAATGAATTTAAAGAAGTTTTTTTAAGTCAACTAGCTAATGTATACGCTAGTTATGTAGCGATTTTAGGATATATACCTAAAAGTGAAAGACAAGATGTTGTTAAAAATATGAAAGAAATTAAGTGGATACTTAAATATACAAATAGTGCAAAGTGGAATTGTGTATCATGGTCAATTAAATTATTTGGATTTGGTATTACTTATTCAATGTATAAAGCATTAAAAGAAATAAATTTATTTATAAAAAATATTTAA
- a CDS encoding acylneuraminate cytidylyltransferase family protein, which yields MNCKNILAIVPARAGSKGIKDKNITDLNGKPLIAYSIEAGLKSKYINKVVVTTDGEEIAKVAKEYGADVPFLRPKHLATDTSKTIDAVTHCIDELKNQGQKYDYVVLLQPTQPLRQAWHIDEAIELIIEKDEDALVSVSKVKDHPILMRTIDESGHAVNLLEGSSTKRRQDFPDFYKVNGAIYINKINDNLNNDTSLNDNKLVYIMDEKYDVDIDEMLDLQIARLIIDKL from the coding sequence ATGAACTGTAAAAATATATTAGCTATAGTACCTGCAAGAGCAGGAAGCAAGGGAATAAAAGATAAGAACATCACAGATTTAAACGGAAAACCTCTTATAGCCTATTCTATAGAAGCTGGGTTAAAATCAAAATACATAAACAAAGTTGTTGTGACTACTGATGGAGAGGAAATAGCTAAAGTTGCTAAAGAATATGGTGCAGACGTTCCATTTTTAAGACCAAAACACTTAGCAACAGACACTTCTAAAACCATAGATGCTGTAACTCATTGTATAGATGAATTAAAAAATCAAGGGCAGAAATATGACTATGTAGTACTATTACAACCTACACAACCATTAAGACAAGCATGGCATATAGATGAAGCTATTGAACTTATAATTGAAAAGGATGAAGATGCGTTAGTTAGTGTTTCAAAAGTAAAAGACCATCCAATTTTAATGAGAACAATAGATGAAAGTGGACATGCTGTAAATTTACTAGAGGGATCTAGTACAAAGAGAAGACAAGACTTTCCGGACTTTTATAAGGTAAATGGAGCTATATATATAAATAAAATAAATGATAACCTAAACAATGATACAAGTTTAAATGATAATAAGTTAGTTTATATAATGGATGAAAAGTATGATGTAGATATAGATGAAATGTTAGATTTGCAAATAGCGAGGTTAATAATAGATAAGCTATAA